One window of the Podospora pseudocomata strain CBS 415.72m chromosome 7, whole genome shotgun sequence genome contains the following:
- a CDS encoding hypothetical protein (EggNog:ENOG503NX7X; COG:C; COG:H) translates to MTPEERVPVLIAGSGSAGLCAAVWLARFNIPYKILERRNGPLEIGQADGVQTRTVEIFDSFGIAEEMLREAYHVLEIAFWSAPDAEKGIKRAKYEADKETEISHQPHVILNQARLNELMTGLLGSNPPIEYRCEVKNVVVDENADSNDLESYPVRVDAVRDGVQKTYRAKYVLGCDGAHSIVRKSLGFKMVGDSSDAVWGVMDIYPRTNFPDIRKKAVINSAVGNILLIPREGDSMVRFYTELPAGTKVSDVSLEKLHDHARKVFHPYEMEFAETFWWSAYSIGQRRADFFHQDHRVFLTGDACHTHSPKAGQGMNVSLQDGHNIGWKLGMVLQGLARPDILETYVLERERTATELIDFDRKFTKLFNTKYRQEHGITAGMFAEQFTKAGRYTAGQAVQYDASAITDIGEHDKELVAKVTVGMRFPTAQVVRSCDAKAMQLVKGLPANGQWYIVVFSGDLSQPEAMSRLDKISSTLSQTVQRLTPTGVDPDGVIDRILVTAGDRKKVELDTIPDFFTPVTGKWKMKNLGKIYADDESYNSGHGHAYEAYGVDASKGAIVVVRPDHYVAKVCRLEDVESLGSFFEGFLVPARS, encoded by the exons ATGACACCAGAAGAAAGAGTCCCCGTCCTCATCGCGGGCTCAGGCTCAGCAGGCCTCTGCGCGGCCGTTTGGCTGGCCCGCTTCAACATCCCCTACAAGATCCTCGAGCGCCGCAATGGCCCCCTCGAGATTGGACAGGCAGACGGCGTGCAGACCCGCACAGTCGAAATCTTCGACTCGTTCGGGATAGCAGAGGAGATGCTCCGGGAGGCCTACCACGTGCTGGAGATTGCCTTTTGGTCCGCCCCCGACGCTGAGAAGGGCATCAAGAGGGCCAAGTACGAGGCCGACAAAGAGACCGAGATCAGTCACCAGCCGCACGTCATCCTCAATCAGGCGAGACTCAACGAGTTGATgacggggttgttggggtcgaACCCACCGATTGAGTACCGATGCGAGGTGAagaatgtggtggtggatgagaatGCGGATAGCAACGATTTGGAGTCTTACCCGGTCAGAGTGGATGCTGTTCGGGATGGAGTTCAGAAGACGTATCGGGCGAAATATGTGCTT GGCTGTGACGGCGCACACAGCATCGTCAGGAAATCCCTCGGCTTCAAGATGGTGGGCGACAGCTCAGACGCGGTCTGGGGTGTCATGGACATCTACCCCCGCACAAACTTCCCAGACATTCGCAAAAAGGCGGTCATCAACTCAGCAGTCggcaacatcctcctcatcccgaGAGAGGGCGACTCCATGGTCCGCTTCTACACCGAGCTCCCGGCAGGCACCAAAGTCAGCGATGTCAGCCTCGAAAAGCTGCACGACCACGCCCGCAAGGTGTTTCACCCCTATGAGATGGAGTTTGCGGAGACTTTCTGGTGGTCAGCCTACTCCATCGGTCAAAGAAGAGCCGACTTCTTCCACCAAGATCACCGTGTGTTTTTGACAGGTGATGCGTGTCACACTCACTCTCCCAAAGCCGGTCAGGGTATGAACGTCAGTCTGCAGGACGGCCACAACATTGGATGGAAGCTTGGGATGGTCCTGCAGGGCCTTGCACGCCCAGATATTCTCGAGACGTATGTGCTTGAACGGGAGCGGACGGCTACCGAGCTGATCGACTTTGACCGCAAATTCACAAAGCTCTTCAACACCAAGTACCGCCAGGAACACGGCATAACGGCGGGGATGTTTGCGGAGCAGTTCACCAAGGCGGGCAGGTACACGGCTGGCCAGGCTGTGCAGTACGATGCGTCTGCCATAACCGATATTGGAGAGCACGACAAGGAGTTGGTGGCAAAGGTGACAGTCGGCATGAGGTTTCCCACGGCGCAAGTGGTGCGGTCGTGTGACGCCAAGGCCATGCAGCTTGTGAAGGGGCTGCCAGCGAACGGGCAGTGGTATATCGTGGTGTTCTCGGGAGATCTGTCGCAGCCCGAAgcgatgtcgaggttggaCAAG ATCTCTTCAACACTCTCCCAAACAGTCCAGCGCCTCACGCCGACTGGTGTGGACCCAGATGGCGTGATCGACCGGATATTGGTGACAGCGGGCGACAGGAAGAAGGTTGAACTGGACACCATCCCGGATTTCTTCACACCGGTAACCGGGAagtggaagatgaagaaTCTGGGCAAGATCTATGCCGATGATGAGAGCTACAACTCGGGACACGGCCATGCGTATGAGGCTTATGGAGTCGATGCTTCCAAGGGCGCCATTGTGGTCGTGCGGCCTGATCACT ATGTTGCCAAGGTTTGCAGGTTGGAGGATGTCGAGTCTCTGGGAAGCTTCTTTGAGGGCTTCTTGGTGCCTGCTAGAAGTTGA
- a CDS encoding hypothetical protein (EggNog:ENOG503P2V6; COG:S) gives MSKSILFLGATGGVGFSALQRSLAAGHSCTALCRTPSTLSDKIPAEVDQKLLRIEQGNAHDVDAVLRALLPSPSSPRQGLPDVIVFSIGAYFNLSKMGMDDAHVCENGIKTVLAALQKTRTEHNLQGKPRIVALSSTGVSDFGRDVPLLFVPLYHVGLKVPHKDKKAMEDALVESEEEWTIVRPSLFVDGAKDGPKREIRAGKEDPIKGVVESKAVGYTISREDVGRWIFENLIEGEKAGEWLRRMAAITY, from the coding sequence ATGTCCAagtccatcctcttcctcggcgcaACCGGAGGCGTAGGCTTCTCTGCCCTCCAGCGCTCCCTCGCTGCCGGCCACTCCTGCACAGCCCTCTGCCGCACACCTTCCACTCTCTCCGACAAGATCCCGGCCGAAGTTGACCAGAAGTTGCTGCGGATAGAGCAGGGCAATGCTCACGACGTCGACGCTGTTCTCCGCGCCCTTCTCCCTTCACCGTCCTCGCCCCGCCAGGGCCTCCCAGATGTGATCGTCTTCTCCATCGGCGCCTACTTCAACCTGTCCAAGATGGGCATGGACGACGCTCACGTGTGCGAAAATGGCATCAAGACCGTCTTGGCCGCCTTGCAGAAGACCAGAACAGAGCACAACCTGCAGGGCAAGCCGCGGATTGTTGCCCTCAGCTCCACAGGCGTATCCGACTTTGGGCGGGATGTgccgttgttgtttgttCCGTTGTATCATGTCGGTCTGAAGGTTCCccacaaggacaagaaggccatGGAAGACGCTTTGGTCgagagtgaggaggaatGGACCATTGTGAGGCCAAGTCTATTTGTTGACGGTGCCAAAGATGGTCCCAAGCGGGAGATCAGAGCCGGGAAGGAGGATCCAATCAAGGGAGTGGTGGAGAGTAAGGCAGTTGGCTATACCATCAGTCGGGAGGATGTCGGGAGGTGGATCTTTGAGAACCTGATCGAAGGAGAGAAAGCTGGAGAGTGGCTCAGGAGGATGGCTGCCATTACATACTAA